A stretch of Electrophorus electricus isolate fEleEle1 chromosome 3, fEleEle1.pri, whole genome shotgun sequence DNA encodes these proteins:
- the znf513a gene encoding zinc finger protein 513a isoform X4 — MESDTDDIHAGESKREGSSSEAAFPSYLSCRGCARLLEEPAGPGLDLVGPYCLRCCKGDMSVVVGEAQSVACSGSASDSQATLEGAACERTAGEDGSLKLHSCVLCGFSSRYTNHVKRHMKTHNGEKPYRCPLCSYASAQLVNLQRHLRIHTGEKPYKCEHCTFACSSLGNLKRHQRMHTVANPGRSMQRPVSSHAHQHPAAGQRLRGDAPVASSGEATETGVNLSAGGDGGYTQPFTGLKPEQRSSPGIREPGAHVNTHAPLPPLLFPFTCRLCGLALDDEDGSSAQICAKCTLEMLTKDAAGVGSERGDRVYTCAACPFLTHYPNHLARHMKTHSGEKPYKCPQCDYASAHFDNLKRHHRVHTGEKPYKCHLCDYACGNLANLKRHQRVHSGAKPFQCAMCSYSCNQSMNLKRHMLRHTGEKPHKCQECGYTTGHWDNYKRHQKKHGLATDGWVKVRLPGNEVEGEEEEEEV; from the exons ATGGAGAGCGACACAGACGACATTCATGCCGGCGAGAGCAAGCGCGAGGGCAGCTCGTCTGAGGCTGCCTTCCCCTCATACCTCTCCTGCCGGGGCTGCGCCCGCCTCCTAGAGGAGCCTGCAGGACCCGGGCTGGACCTAGTTGGACCCTACTGCCTACGCTGCTGCAAAGGGGACATGAGTGTCGTGGTGGGCGAGGCTCAGTCAGTTGCCTGCTCTGGGTCTGCCTCCGACTCACAAGCCACACTTGAGGGGGCAGCCTGTGAGAGAACAGCGGGCGAGGACGGCTCGCTGAAGCTCCACTCATGCGTGCTGTGTGGCTTCTCTTCGCGCTACACGAATCACGTCAAGAGACACATGAAGACCCACAACGGGGAGAAGCCATATAGGTGCCCGCTGTGCTCGTATGCCTCGGCACAGCTGGTGAACCTGCAGAGGCACTTGCGCATCCACACTGGAGAGAAACCCTACAAGTGCGAGCACTGTACTTTTGCCTGTAGTTCCTTGGGGAACCTGAAGAGGCACCAGCGCATGCATACAGTTGCGAATCCTGGTCGCAGCATGCAGCGGCCAGTGAGTAGCCATGCCCACCAGCATCCTGCTGCAGGCCAGAGACTCCGAGGAGATGCTCCTGTTGCCTCAAGCGGAG AAGCCACAGAGACTGGAGTGAACTTGAGTGCTGGTGGTGATGGCGGGTACACGCAGCCGTTTACAGGCTTGAAGCCGGAGCAGCGGTCCTCGCCAGGGATCCGTGAGCCTGGGGCGCACGTGAACACGCATGCGCCGCTGCCCCCACTCCTCTTCCCCTTCACCTGTCGCCTGTGTGGCCTGGCTCTTGACGACGAGGACGGCTCCTCTGCACAGATCTGTGCCAAGTGCACACTGGAGATGCTGACGAAAGATGCGGCGGGCGTCGGCAGCGAGCGAGGTGACCGGGTGTACACGTGTGCTGCCTGCCCCTTCCTTACGCACTACCCCAACCACCTGGCCCGCCACATGAAGACACACAGTGGCGAGAAGCCGTACAAGTGCCCGCAGTGCGACTACGCCTCTGCCCACTTCGATAACCTCAAGCGGCACCACCGCGTGCACACGGGCGAGAAACCCTACAAGTGCCACCTGTGCGACTACGCCTGCGGCAACCTGGCCAACCTGAAGCGGCACCAGCGCGTGCACTCGGGCGCCAAGCCCTTCCAGTGCGCCATGTGCAGCTACAGCTGCAATCAGAGCATGAACCTGAAGAGGCACATGCTGCGGCACACCGGCGAGAAGCCCCACAAGTGCCAGGAATGCGGCTACACCACAGGCCACTGGGACAACTACAAGAGGCACCAGAAGAAGCATGGACTAGCCACTGATGGCTGGGTGAAGGTGCGGCTGCCTGGCAATGaggtagagggggaggaggaggaggaggaggtgtag
- the znf513a gene encoding zinc finger protein 513a isoform X3 gives MPRRKQQNPQPVKSDLTLPSFQLGDEESASFARFSMESDTDDIHAGESKREGSSSEAAFPSYLSCRGCARLLEEPAGPGLDLVGPYCLRCCKGDMSVVVGEAQSVACSGSASDSQATLEGAACERTAGEDGSLKLHSCVLCGFSSRYTNHVKRHMKTHNGEKPYRCPLCSYASAQLVNLQRHLRIHTGEKPYKCEHCTFACSSLGNLKRHQRMHTVANPGRSMQRPVSSHAHQHPAAGQRLRGDAPVASSGEATETGVNLSAGGDGGYTQPFTGLKPEQRSSPGIREPGAHVNTHAPLPPLLFPFTCRLCGLALDDEDGSSAQICAKCTLEMLTKDAAGVGSERGDRVYTCAACPFLTHYPNHLARHMKTHSGEKPYKCPQCDYASAHFDNLKRHHRVHTGEKPYKCHLCDYACGNLANLKRHQRVHSGAKPFQCAMCSYSCNQSMNLKRHMLRHTGEKPHKCQECGYTTGHWDNYKRHQKKHGLATDGWVKVRLPGNEVEGEEEEEEV, from the exons CTGATCTTACTCTGCCTAGCTTCCAACTGGGAGACGAAGAGAGCGCCTCCTTCGCTCGCTTCAGCATGGAGAGCGACACAGACGACATTCATGCCGGCGAGAGCAAGCGCGAGGGCAGCTCGTCTGAGGCTGCCTTCCCCTCATACCTCTCCTGCCGGGGCTGCGCCCGCCTCCTAGAGGAGCCTGCAGGACCCGGGCTGGACCTAGTTGGACCCTACTGCCTACGCTGCTGCAAAGGGGACATGAGTGTCGTGGTGGGCGAGGCTCAGTCAGTTGCCTGCTCTGGGTCTGCCTCCGACTCACAAGCCACACTTGAGGGGGCAGCCTGTGAGAGAACAGCGGGCGAGGACGGCTCGCTGAAGCTCCACTCATGCGTGCTGTGTGGCTTCTCTTCGCGCTACACGAATCACGTCAAGAGACACATGAAGACCCACAACGGGGAGAAGCCATATAGGTGCCCGCTGTGCTCGTATGCCTCGGCACAGCTGGTGAACCTGCAGAGGCACTTGCGCATCCACACTGGAGAGAAACCCTACAAGTGCGAGCACTGTACTTTTGCCTGTAGTTCCTTGGGGAACCTGAAGAGGCACCAGCGCATGCATACAGTTGCGAATCCTGGTCGCAGCATGCAGCGGCCAGTGAGTAGCCATGCCCACCAGCATCCTGCTGCAGGCCAGAGACTCCGAGGAGATGCTCCTGTTGCCTCAAGCGGAG AAGCCACAGAGACTGGAGTGAACTTGAGTGCTGGTGGTGATGGCGGGTACACGCAGCCGTTTACAGGCTTGAAGCCGGAGCAGCGGTCCTCGCCAGGGATCCGTGAGCCTGGGGCGCACGTGAACACGCATGCGCCGCTGCCCCCACTCCTCTTCCCCTTCACCTGTCGCCTGTGTGGCCTGGCTCTTGACGACGAGGACGGCTCCTCTGCACAGATCTGTGCCAAGTGCACACTGGAGATGCTGACGAAAGATGCGGCGGGCGTCGGCAGCGAGCGAGGTGACCGGGTGTACACGTGTGCTGCCTGCCCCTTCCTTACGCACTACCCCAACCACCTGGCCCGCCACATGAAGACACACAGTGGCGAGAAGCCGTACAAGTGCCCGCAGTGCGACTACGCCTCTGCCCACTTCGATAACCTCAAGCGGCACCACCGCGTGCACACGGGCGAGAAACCCTACAAGTGCCACCTGTGCGACTACGCCTGCGGCAACCTGGCCAACCTGAAGCGGCACCAGCGCGTGCACTCGGGCGCCAAGCCCTTCCAGTGCGCCATGTGCAGCTACAGCTGCAATCAGAGCATGAACCTGAAGAGGCACATGCTGCGGCACACCGGCGAGAAGCCCCACAAGTGCCAGGAATGCGGCTACACCACAGGCCACTGGGACAACTACAAGAGGCACCAGAAGAAGCATGGACTAGCCACTGATGGCTGGGTGAAGGTGCGGCTGCCTGGCAATGaggtagagggggaggaggaggaggaggaggtgtag